In the genome of Paracoccus tegillarcae, one region contains:
- the trpE gene encoding anthranilate synthase component I codes for MDLSPDFDAFEKGWAEGRNQLVTIRLAADLDTPVSVMLKLAEAAPNSFMLESVTGGEVRGRYSIVGMKPDLIWDCRDGHARINRHARYADDFQPEDRPALDSLRALIEESRIDMPDGVPPAAAGLFGYLGYDMIRLVERLPDVNPDPLGLPDAVMLRPSVVAVLDGVKGEVTLCAPAWYAADVPARAAYAQAAERVMEALRSLDRQPAQSRALGDDARVGEPVSNFAKADYLAAVETAKDYIRAGDIFQVVPSQRWSMDFPLPPFSLYRSLRRTNPSPFMFYLNFGGFQIVGASPEILVRLREGEVTVRPIAGTRPRGADEAEDRELEADLLGDHKELAEHLMLLDLGRNDVGRVAKIGTVHPTEEFKVERYSHVMHIVSNVVGELREGEDALSALLAGMPAGTVSGAPKVRAMQIIDELEPEKRGVYAGGVGYFAANGEMDMCIALRTGVIKGQTLYIQAGGGVVYDSDPEAEFMETVNKSRALQRAAEDAARFVRGNG; via the coding sequence ATGGACCTGTCGCCCGATTTCGACGCTTTCGAGAAGGGCTGGGCCGAGGGCCGCAACCAGTTGGTGACCATCCGTCTGGCCGCCGATCTGGATACGCCCGTCAGCGTGATGCTGAAACTGGCCGAGGCCGCGCCGAACAGCTTCATGCTGGAAAGCGTGACCGGGGGCGAGGTGCGGGGGCGCTATTCCATCGTCGGGATGAAACCGGATCTGATCTGGGATTGCCGTGATGGCCATGCGCGGATCAACCGCCACGCCCGCTATGCCGATGACTTCCAGCCCGAGGATCGCCCGGCGCTGGACAGTCTGCGTGCGTTGATCGAAGAAAGCCGGATCGACATGCCTGACGGCGTGCCGCCTGCCGCGGCCGGGCTGTTCGGTTATCTTGGTTATGACATGATCCGGCTGGTCGAGCGTCTGCCGGATGTGAACCCCGATCCCTTGGGTCTGCCCGACGCGGTGATGCTGCGTCCCTCGGTCGTGGCAGTGCTGGACGGGGTGAAGGGCGAGGTCACGCTATGCGCGCCCGCATGGTACGCCGCCGATGTGCCTGCCCGCGCCGCCTATGCCCAGGCCGCAGAGCGCGTGATGGAGGCGCTGCGATCGCTGGATCGTCAGCCCGCCCAAAGCCGCGCCCTTGGCGATGACGCCAGGGTGGGCGAGCCGGTGTCGAACTTTGCCAAGGCCGATTATCTGGCCGCGGTCGAGACGGCCAAGGATTACATCCGCGCGGGCGATATCTTTCAGGTCGTGCCATCGCAGCGCTGGTCGATGGATTTCCCTCTGCCGCCGTTTTCCCTCTATCGCAGCCTGCGCCGCACCAACCCGTCGCCCTTCATGTTCTACCTGAACTTTGGCGGCTTCCAGATCGTCGGCGCCAGTCCCGAGATCCTTGTCCGCCTGCGCGAGGGCGAGGTCACTGTCCGCCCCATCGCGGGCACCCGCCCGCGCGGCGCCGATGAGGCCGAGGATCGCGAGCTGGAGGCCGATCTGCTGGGCGATCACAAGGAACTGGCCGAACACCTGATGCTGCTTGACCTTGGCCGCAACGATGTGGGTCGCGTGGCCAAGATCGGCACCGTCCACCCGACCGAGGAATTCAAGGTCGAGCGTTACAGCCACGTCATGCATATCGTGTCCAACGTGGTCGGCGAATTGCGCGAGGGCGAGGACGCGCTGTCGGCCCTGCTGGCCGGTATGCCCGCGGGCACGGTCAGCGGCGCGCCCAAGGTCCGCGCCATGCAGATCATCGACGAGCTGGAGCCCGAAAAGCGCGGTGTCTATGCCGGCGGCGTGGGTTATTTTGCTGCAAATGGCGAGATGGACATGTGCATCGCCTTGCGCACCGGCGTGATCAAAGGCCAGACGCTGTACATCCAGGCCGGCGGCGGCGTGGTCTATGACAGCGACCCCGAGGCCGAATTCATGGAAACCGTGAACAAAAGCCGGGCCTTGCAGCGGGCTGCCGAGGATGCGGCGCGCTTTGTGCGAGGGAACGGCTGA
- a CDS encoding Hint domain-containing protein: MPNTLIQPSTLYLGETTLSGSSAAGTVLNSSNSTLTTGQAWTDPAPSDVGGMDASNTSDSYRGNASTLYAENHPNDDVYLELGEGIRIDRNADGDLTDEPWLRITEIARYGGTQIQLSDGTVITGAVNLVTAVGPGGTDFYQTILFGDDLVANINAVTEGGGVAIARITLGNYVGYGGGTADLTQVMLASNFDSEVFSEDVEIICFANGSQIETELGPRPVEQLNVGDLVATKDQGLMPIRWIGRKNLDAATLKANPGLFPIRIGAGALGKNNPDRDLLVSPQHRVLVNSKIARRMFGSDEVLVAAKHLTALENVEVATDVAELAYFHILVDGHEIVTANNLACETLFPGPITRKNIGDAAWEEVTTLFPDLLDPDFIPNLARTTPSGRKAAQLILRHQKNETPLVNSDVAA; this comes from the coding sequence ATGCCCAATACCCTCATCCAGCCATCGACATTGTATCTTGGCGAGACGACGCTTTCCGGATCATCGGCGGCAGGAACGGTTCTCAACAGCTCGAATTCCACCCTGACCACGGGGCAAGCCTGGACCGATCCCGCGCCCTCAGATGTCGGTGGCATGGATGCGAGCAACACGTCGGACAGCTATCGCGGAAATGCCTCGACATTATACGCTGAAAACCACCCCAATGATGATGTGTATCTCGAGCTGGGCGAAGGCATTCGTATCGACCGCAATGCAGATGGGGACCTGACGGACGAGCCGTGGCTGCGCATAACCGAGATTGCCCGTTATGGCGGCACCCAGATCCAGTTAAGCGACGGAACAGTAATCACCGGTGCAGTCAATCTGGTGACTGCCGTCGGCCCCGGAGGCACGGATTTCTATCAGACGATCTTGTTCGGGGATGACCTGGTCGCCAACATAAATGCCGTGACGGAGGGCGGCGGCGTTGCCATTGCGCGCATCACGCTTGGCAATTACGTCGGCTACGGGGGCGGGACCGCCGACCTGACGCAGGTGATGTTGGCGAGCAATTTCGACAGTGAGGTGTTCTCGGAAGATGTTGAAATCATTTGCTTTGCAAACGGATCACAGATCGAGACGGAACTTGGCCCGCGACCTGTCGAACAGTTGAACGTCGGCGATCTGGTTGCCACGAAGGATCAGGGGCTTATGCCGATCCGCTGGATCGGCCGCAAAAACCTGGACGCAGCGACTCTGAAAGCCAATCCCGGGCTGTTTCCGATCCGTATCGGGGCAGGGGCGTTGGGCAAGAACAATCCCGATCGCGATCTTCTTGTCAGCCCGCAGCACCGCGTTCTAGTGAACAGCAAGATCGCCCGGCGCATGTTCGGGTCAGATGAAGTTCTGGTCGCCGCCAAGCACCTGACAGCGCTAGAGAATGTCGAGGTAGCGACGGATGTTGCTGAGCTTGCCTATTTTCACATCCTTGTGGATGGGCATGAAATCGTCACGGCGAACAATCTGGCCTGCGAAACGCTGTTTCCGGGGCCGATTACACGCAAGAACATCGGCGATGCCGCATGGGAAGAGGTGACCACCCTCTTTCCGGATTTGCTGGACCCGGATTTCATACCCAATCTCGCACGCACCACGCCTTCCGGCCGAAAGGCTGCGCAACTGATCCTCAGGCACCAAAAGAATGAAACGCCGCTGGTCAACAGCGACGTCGCCGCCTGA
- the gpt gene encoding xanthine phosphoribosyltransferase has protein sequence MMDRLPHEKGFHVSWDQLHRDARALSWRLDGTDWRAVVAVTRGGMAPAMIVARELDIRTIDTISIRSYKGVGTEAGQGQLEVLKKPDDTLMGDGDGILVVDDLVDSGRTLELIREMYPKAHFATVYAKPKGRPMVQTFVTEVSQDTWIFFPWDMALQYVQPYRGED, from the coding sequence ATGATGGACCGTCTGCCCCATGAGAAAGGCTTTCACGTCAGCTGGGATCAGCTGCACCGCGATGCGCGGGCACTGTCATGGCGACTGGACGGCACCGACTGGCGCGCCGTTGTCGCAGTTACCCGCGGCGGCATGGCACCCGCGATGATCGTGGCCCGCGAGTTGGACATCCGCACCATCGATACGATTTCCATCCGTTCCTACAAGGGCGTCGGCACAGAGGCTGGTCAGGGCCAGCTGGAGGTGCTGAAAAAGCCTGACGACACGCTGATGGGCGACGGGGATGGCATTCTGGTCGTCGATGATCTGGTCGATTCTGGCCGCACCCTGGAACTGATCCGCGAGATGTATCCCAAGGCGCATTTCGCCACCGTCTATGCCAAGCCCAAGGGCCGGCCCATGGTGCAGACCTTCGTGACCGAGGTATCGCAGGATACCTGGATCTTCTTCCCGTGGGATATGGCGCTGCAATATGTGCAGCCGTATCGCGGCGAGGATTGA
- the fabI gene encoding enoyl-ACP reductase FabI — MSSEQKSGLMAGKRGLIMGLANDKSIAWGIAQAVAAQGAELAFSYQGEALKKRVGPLAEQVGSSLILPCDVGDGASIDDLFAKLKDEWGQLDFVVHAIGFSDKEQLRGRYVDTTRDNFAMTMDISVFSFTAICQRAAAMMPDGGSLLTLTYYGAERVMPHYNVMGVAKAALEASVRYLAEDLGKDGIRVNAISAGPIKTLAASGIGDFRYIMKWNELNSPLRRNVTQADVGKSALYLLSDLGSGVTGETHHVDAGYHVVGMKAVDAPDIATVTKG; from the coding sequence ATGTCAAGCGAGCAGAAATCCGGGCTCATGGCTGGCAAGCGCGGGCTTATCATGGGGCTGGCGAATGACAAGTCGATCGCATGGGGCATCGCGCAGGCGGTCGCCGCCCAAGGTGCGGAACTGGCGTTTTCCTATCAGGGCGAGGCGCTGAAAAAGCGCGTCGGACCGCTGGCCGAGCAGGTCGGATCGTCGCTGATCCTGCCTTGCGATGTCGGTGATGGCGCCTCGATTGACGACCTGTTTGCCAAGCTCAAGGACGAGTGGGGCCAACTGGATTTCGTCGTCCACGCCATCGGCTTTTCCGACAAGGAACAGCTGCGCGGCCGATACGTCGATACCACCCGCGACAACTTCGCCATGACGATGGACATCTCGGTCTTTTCCTTCACCGCCATCTGCCAGCGCGCCGCCGCGATGATGCCCGACGGTGGCAGTCTGCTGACCCTGACCTATTACGGGGCCGAACGCGTGATGCCGCATTACAACGTGATGGGCGTGGCCAAAGCGGCCCTCGAGGCATCTGTGCGCTATCTGGCCGAGGATCTTGGCAAGGACGGCATCCGCGTGAACGCGATCAGTGCCGGTCCGATCAAGACCCTGGCCGCCAGCGGGATCGGCGATTTCCGCTATATCATGAAGTGGAACGAGCTGAACTCGCCGTTGCGCCGCAACGTGACGCAGGCCGACGTGGGCAAATCGGCGCTGTATCTGCTGTCGGATCTGGGGTCCGGCGTAACGGGCGAGACGCATCATGTCGATGCCGGCTATCATGTCGTCGGCATGAAGGCCGTGGACGCCCCCGATATCGCGACGGTCACCAAAGGCTGA
- the pdxH gene encoding pyridoxamine 5'-phosphate oxidase — MTARDGIFAGEDPFVIARRWLGEATETEPNDPNAMALATVDGEGMPDVRMVLLKEIEAQSFVFYTNYESAKGQQLDLTGKAALVLHWKSLRRQIRVRGVVTREEGRQADAYYASRPLQSRIGAWSSPQSRAISGREVLLAEVARQGVKQGLSPSRPPFWGGYRIRPVQLEFWADGAFRLHDRFNWLYDDKKRTWQIRRLAP, encoded by the coding sequence ATGACAGCACGAGACGGTATCTTTGCGGGAGAAGATCCCTTTGTCATTGCCCGGCGTTGGCTGGGCGAAGCGACCGAAACCGAGCCGAATGATCCCAACGCCATGGCGCTGGCGACCGTGGATGGCGAGGGGATGCCTGATGTCCGCATGGTATTGCTGAAAGAAATAGAGGCGCAGTCGTTTGTTTTCTATACGAATTACGAAAGCGCAAAGGGGCAGCAGCTTGATCTGACTGGCAAGGCGGCACTGGTGCTGCACTGGAAATCTTTGCGGCGTCAGATCCGGGTGCGTGGGGTGGTGACACGTGAAGAAGGCCGTCAGGCGGATGCGTATTATGCCAGCCGTCCGTTGCAAAGTCGCATCGGTGCCTGGTCGTCACCGCAATCGCGGGCGATTTCGGGACGTGAGGTGCTGTTGGCCGAGGTGGCGCGGCAAGGGGTGAAGCAGGGACTGAGCCCGTCTCGGCCGCCTTTCTGGGGCGGCTATCGGATCCGGCCCGTGCAGCTCGAATTTTGGGCAGATGGCGCCTTCCGGCTGCATGATCGGTTTAATTGGCTGTATGATGACAAGAAAAGAACTTGGCAGATACGGCGTTTAGCCCCATAA
- a CDS encoding cold-shock protein has product MTRDNPDERTVTGLIKWFDPTKGYGFIYNDEGGPDILLHANVLRNFGQGSVADNSQVTVRVLTTTRGLQAVEVLEVSPPENQGLPPIADLPQSVIDDLQSLPLQPARVKWFDKAKGFGFANIFGRGDDVFLHIEVLRHSGLADLTVGEGVALRVVEGPRGLMAAQVAGWDEVLGRQFDGPTDAGLDADGEASTAQDAGAEAGSHAAFG; this is encoded by the coding sequence ATGACCAGGGACAACCCTGACGAAAGAACGGTAACGGGTCTGATCAAGTGGTTCGACCCTACCAAAGGCTATGGCTTCATCTACAATGATGAAGGCGGCCCGGACATACTGCTGCACGCCAATGTGCTACGTAACTTCGGGCAAGGCTCGGTTGCGGATAATTCACAGGTGACCGTTCGGGTACTGACGACAACGCGTGGTCTGCAAGCCGTCGAAGTGCTGGAGGTCAGTCCGCCCGAAAATCAGGGACTTCCGCCGATCGCGGATCTGCCGCAATCGGTCATCGACGATCTTCAATCGCTGCCGCTGCAGCCAGCGCGCGTAAAGTGGTTCGACAAGGCGAAGGGCTTTGGCTTTGCCAATATCTTCGGGCGCGGTGATGATGTCTTTCTGCATATAGAGGTGCTGCGCCATTCAGGACTGGCGGATCTGACCGTCGGCGAAGGCGTGGCCTTGCGCGTGGTCGAGGGCCCGCGCGGTCTGATGGCCGCGCAGGTTGCAGGCTGGGACGAGGTGTTGGGCCGGCAGTTCGACGGGCCGACAGATGCGGGCCTGGATGCGGATGGTGAGGCCTCGACAGCGCAGGACGCTGGTGCCGAGGCCGGGTCGCACGCCGCGTTCGGCTGA
- a CDS encoding DUF192 domain-containing protein, which produces MGLLRQMRSGALILLIATTGVGSAAADQQQPACDMNQTIFQTDGGWLSVTVELADDPQERAQGLMFRRELDEGHGMLFVYEKPQPVSFWMRNTLIPLDLIFMDATGTVRHIHENARPLDETPIPGAAIGDPDPLRLMVLEVGGGEARELGIEAGQAMAHPLLDDDKAAISCD; this is translated from the coding sequence ATGGGCTTGCTGAGGCAGATGCGATCGGGCGCGTTGATCCTGTTGATCGCGACGACCGGTGTGGGCTCGGCTGCGGCCGACCAGCAGCAGCCTGCCTGCGACATGAACCAGACCATCTTTCAAACGGACGGGGGCTGGTTGTCGGTGACAGTCGAACTGGCCGATGATCCGCAAGAGCGCGCGCAGGGGCTGATGTTTCGGCGCGAACTGGACGAAGGGCATGGGATGCTGTTCGTCTACGAAAAGCCGCAGCCCGTCAGTTTCTGGATGCGCAACACGCTGATCCCGCTGGATCTGATTTTCATGGATGCGACCGGAACCGTGCGCCACATCCACGAGAACGCGCGCCCACTGGATGAGACCCCAATTCCGGGCGCGGCCATCGGCGATCCTGACCCTTTGCGGCTGATGGTGCTGGAGGTCGGCGGCGGTGAGGCACGCGAACTGGGCATAGAGGCGGGGCAGGCGATGGCCCATCCACTACTGGATGACGACAAAGCCGCGATTTCGTGTGACTAA
- a CDS encoding WecB/TagA/CpsF family glycosyltransferase, translating into MLFNFPDGQAVQVNCPDQEQLLERVDELLAEGKGFALATLNVDHLERLAKDEAFRRAYAAHDLVVADGNPVVWLSRLADRPVSLVPGSNLVRPLTRLAARHGAPIALLGGDDASMQLAAQRLTADYTGLQVALIAVPGFPFDPDGAEADALIQQIRQSGTRLCLLGLGAPRQERFAIRARDALPGVGFVSIGAGIDFISGQQQRAPMAVRRVKMEWLWRMLSNPKRLAGRYARGFMILPGHVRRALAQRRQD; encoded by the coding sequence ATGCTATTCAACTTTCCAGACGGCCAAGCGGTTCAGGTCAACTGCCCGGATCAGGAACAGTTGCTTGAAAGAGTCGATGAACTTTTGGCTGAGGGCAAGGGGTTTGCGCTGGCCACGTTGAATGTCGACCATCTCGAACGGCTGGCCAAGGATGAGGCATTCCGCCGTGCCTATGCAGCACATGATCTGGTTGTCGCGGATGGGAACCCCGTCGTCTGGCTGTCGCGCCTGGCAGATCGGCCCGTCAGTCTGGTTCCGGGTTCGAATCTGGTGCGCCCGCTGACCCGGTTGGCGGCACGTCACGGCGCGCCGATTGCACTGCTTGGCGGCGACGACGCATCGATGCAGTTGGCGGCCCAACGATTGACGGCCGACTATACAGGTCTGCAGGTGGCATTGATCGCGGTACCCGGGTTTCCCTTCGACCCCGACGGCGCCGAAGCCGATGCGTTGATTCAGCAGATCCGACAGTCAGGCACACGCCTTTGCCTGCTGGGCCTGGGCGCCCCCCGGCAAGAGCGCTTTGCCATTCGTGCACGTGACGCGTTGCCAGGTGTTGGATTTGTCTCGATCGGCGCAGGGATTGATTTCATCTCTGGCCAACAGCAGCGCGCGCCGATGGCCGTCAGACGCGTCAAGATGGAGTGGCTGTGGCGCATGCTGTCCAATCCAAAGCGATTGGCCGGGCGATATGCCCGCGGTTTCATGATCCTGCCCGGGCATGTCAGGCGTGCCCTTGCCCAACGGCGTCAGGACTAA